In Nomascus leucogenys isolate Asia chromosome 8, Asia_NLE_v1, whole genome shotgun sequence, a single genomic region encodes these proteins:
- the LOC100594021 gene encoding LOW QUALITY PROTEIN: olfactory receptor 1K1 (The sequence of the model RefSeq protein was modified relative to this genomic sequence to represent the inferred CDS: substituted 2 bases at 2 genomic stop codons), with translation MEAANESSEGTPFILLGLTTSPGQQRPLFVLFLLLYVAGLLGNGLIVAAIQASPALHAPMYFLLARLSFADLCFTSVTVPKMLANLLAHDHSISLAGCLTQMYFFFALGVTDSCLLAAMAYDRYVAIQHPLHYATRMSRAVCTALVLMAWLVSHVHSLLHILLMARLSFCASHQVPHFFCDHXPLLRLSCSDTHHIQLLIFTEGAAVVVTPFLLILASYGAIAAAVLQLPSASGKLRAVSTCGSHLAVVSLFYGTVIAVYFQPTSRYEAERDHVATVTYTVVTPMLNPVIYSLRNRDVQGALXALLIGRRISASDS, from the coding sequence ATGGAGGCTGCCAATGAGTCTTCAGAGGGAACCCCATTCATTTTATTGGGACTGACAACAAGTCCTGGACAGCAGCGGCCTCTCTTTGTGCTGTTCTTGCTCTTGTATGTGGCTGGCCTCCTGGGTAATGGACTCATTGTGGCTGCCATCCAGGCCAGTCCAGCCCTTCATGCACCCATGTACTTCCTGCTGGCCCGCCTGTCCTTTGCTGATCTCTGCTTCACCTCTGTCACTGTGCCCAAGATGTTGGCCAACTTGTTGGCCCACGACCACTCCATCTCGCTGGCTGGCTGCCTGACCCAAATGTACTTCTTCTTTGCCCTGGGGGTAACTGATAGCTGTCTCCTGGCGGCCATGGCCTATGACCGCTACGTGGCCATCCAGCACCCCCTCCACTATGCCACGAGGATGTCCCGGGCCGTGTGCACAGCCCTGGTGCTGATGGCATGGCTGGTGTCCCACGTCCACTCCCTCCTGCATATCCTGCTCATGGCTCGCTTGTCCTTCTGTGCTTCCCATCAAGTGCCCCACTTCTTCTGTGACCACTAGCCTCTCTTAAGGCTCTCATGCTCCGAcacccaccacatccagctgctCATCTTCACCGAGGGCGCCGCGGTGGTGGTCACTCCCTTCCTGCTCATCCTCGCCTCCTATGGGGCCATTGCAGCTGCCGTGCTCCAGCTGCCCTCGGCCTCTGGGAAGCTCCGGGCTGTGTCCACGTGTGGCTCCCACCTGGCTGTGGTGAGCCTCTTCTATGGGACAGTCATTGCCGTCTACTTCCAGCCCACATCCCGATATGAGGCAGAGCGGGACCATGTGGCCACTGTCACGTACACTGTAGTCACCCCCATGCTGAACCCCGTCATCTACAGCCTCCGGAATCGCGATGTACAGGGGGCACTCTGAGCCCTTCTCATTGGGCGAAGGATCTCAGCTAGTGACTCCTGA
- the LOC100593672 gene encoding olfactory receptor 5C1, whose translation MALPFLLSPVCFASSQSLSSRMNSENLTRAAVAPAELVLLGITNRWDLRVALFLTCVPVYLVSLLGNVGMALLIHMDAWLHTPMYFFLANLSLLDACYSSAIGPKMLVDLLLPRATIPYTACALQMFVFAGLADTDCCLLAATAYDRYVAIRNPLLYTTAVSQRLCLALLGASGLGGAVSAFVHTTLTYRLSFCRSWEINSFFCDIPPMLAISCSDTSLNELLLFAICGFIQTATVLAITVSYGFIAGAVIRIRSVEGSWQAASTCGSHLTAVAMMYGTLIFMYLRPSSSYALDTDKMASVFYTLVIPALNPLIYSLRNKEVKEALRQTWSRFHCPGQGPQ comes from the coding sequence ATGGCCTTGCCCTTTCTCTTATCTCCCGTCTGCTTTGCCTCTTCTCAGTCTCTGTCCAGTAGGATGAACTCAGAGAACCTCACCCGGGCCGCGGTTGCCCCTGCTGAACTCGTCCTCCTGGGCATCACAAATCGCTGGGACCTGCGTGTGGCCCTCTTCCTGACCTGCGTGCCTGTCTACCTGGTGAGCCTGCTGGGAAACGTGGGCATGGCGCTGCTGATCCACATGGATGCCTGGCTCCATACACCTATGTACTTCTTCCTGGCCAACCTCTCCCTGCTGGATGCCTGCTATTCCTCCGCCATCGGCCCCAAGATGCTAGTGGACTTGCTGCTGCCCCGAGCCACCATCCCTTACACAGCCTGTGCCCTCCAGATGTTTGTCTTTGCAGGTCTGGCTGACACCGATTGTTGCTTGCTGGCAGCCACGGCCTATGACCGCTACGTGGCCATCAGAAACCCACTTCTCTATACAACAGCTGTGTCACAGCGTCTATGCCTGGCCTTGCTGGGGGCATCAGGCCTGGGTGGGGCAGTGAGCGCCTTTGTTCACACAACCCTCACCTACCGCCTGAGCTTCTGCCGCTCCTGGGAGATCAATAGCTTCTTCTGCGATATCCCTCCAATGCTGGCCATCTCGTGCAGTGACACCAGTCTCAATGAACTCCTTCTCTTCGCCATCTGTGGCTTCATCCAGACAGCCACGGTGTTAGCTATCACGGTGTCTTATGGCTTCATTGCTGGCGCTGTGATCCGCATACGCTCGGTCGAGGGCAGTTGGCAAGCAGCCTCCACCTGTGGCTCCCACCTCACAGCCGTGGCCATGATGTACGGGACACTCATTTTCATGTACCTGCGCCCCAGCTCCAGCTATGCCCTGGACACTGACAAGATGGCCTCTGTGTTCTATACCCTGGTCATCCCGGCTCTCAACCCACTCATCTACAGCCTCCGCAACAAGGAAGTCAAGGAGGCCCTCAGGCAGACCTGGAGCCGATTCCACTGTCCAGGGCAGGGGCCCCAGTGA